One genomic region from Grus americana isolate bGruAme1 chromosome 15, bGruAme1.mat, whole genome shotgun sequence encodes:
- the NPW gene encoding neuropeptide W yields the protein MARGQLSGGAWGALVLLGLMLPAAPAGAWYKHVASPRYHTVGRASGLLMGVRRSPYLWRRELPAEPPRRPGGAAPAAAPPPPGRPAGETPPPAPQPPPPGPGRLLQRLLRRGWGWGGPRPAPARPPPDPRGAQLLPLEDVALIR from the exons ATGGCGAGGGGGCAGCTGTCGGGGGGTGCCTGGGgggccctggtgctgctggggcttaTGCTGCCGGCGGCGCCGGCGGGCGCCTGGTACAAGCACGTCGCCAGCCCCCGGTACCACACGGTGGGGCGCGCCTCGGGGCTGCTCATGGGCGTCCGCCGATCCCCCTACCTCTGGCGCCGGGAGCTGCCGGCCGagcccccgcgccgccccgggGGAGCCgcgcccgccgctgccccgccgcccccgggccgccccgccggggagaccccgccgcccgccccgcagccaccgccgcccggccccggccgcctCCTGCAGCGCCTGCtccggcggggctggggctggggcggcccccgcccggcccccgcccggcCTCCGCCCGATCCCCGCGGAGCTCAG CTTCTCCCGCTTGAAGACGTGGCTCTGATCCGCTGA